CtacaacttacagagatctgcctgcctctgccttcccaatgctgggagtaaaggtgtgtgccaccaccctggCTCAGCTGTGGATCTTTTGGTATCAGCGGCTCATCTTATGTTTGAGGGCTTATAGGGACCAGGACTCTCAGCTGTTCCCTATCTGAAGTTAAAACCCTGGAAAGGGCCTCAGATTCCTACGGTCCAGcaacttgggaaactgaggcttgtaGTGTAGGGTAGGTCTTGCCCAGGATTACGCAGCTAAGGAGGTCTTCAGTATAACAGGTTTCTGCTTGGCTTTGGCTCCCATCCAGAGTCTGGGTCTTTGGTGGCTCTAGGAAGTGTCCTGTAATTGTATACCATGGGTCTAGGGAAATTTCCTATTTGGAAAGCAGACGCTAGCCCATCTCCCCAGTAAGCGGCTGTCTGTGCCAGGCCCCAGCTCTGAGGTCTCAGCAGATCTGCTTTTGGAGCTCCTGTCCCTAATTTTCCAGTGTCTCGCTGACCTCCCCTTACTATGAAACAGAAAGCCATCTTCACAGTTGAGGAAGTTTCCAGAGAGTAGCATCTGTGTCTCTTTATCAATGAAGGAAGATGCTGGCCCGGTTGGTACTGCTAACCATCCTACAAGCACTGACTCCCTgctccctcttcccctttccaGAATCCAAGGAGATGAAGGCTCTGAGCTGTCTGCGATGTGGCAGACAGTTCACCGGAGCATGGAAGCTGCTATGCCATGCCCAGTGGGATCATGGGCTATCCATTTACCAAACAGAATCGGAGACCCCAGAATCCCCACTGTTGGGCCTGGCTGAGGTAGCTGCAGCCGTGTCGGCAGTGGCAGTGGTAGGACCAGTTGAGGACAAGTCCCCCACAGTGAGTAGTGCTGCCCGGCGGAGCCCCACTTGCTTGGTGTGCAAGAAGACCCTCAGCTCTTTCAGCAACCTCAAGGTCCATATGCGCTCACACACTGGTGAACGACCCTACGCCTGTGACCAGTGTCCCTACGCCTGTGCTCAGAGCAGCAAGCTCAACAGGCACAAGAAGACCCACCGACAGCTGACACCTGGGAGTCCCTGCACCCCTGCCACCAGCAGGGGGGTCTCCCCAACAGCCCCTCCAGAACCAGCTGACCATGCAGCTGCTCCATCTAGCACACTCCCACACCAGGAGGTGGAGAAGGCTGGAGCTGCAGCCACAGCAGGAATACAGGAAcctggggcccctggcagtggggcTCAAGCAGGCCCAGATGCTATGGACTGGGGAGCCACTGCCAAAGTACAAAGGACTGACCCTATAAAGGGTGAGAAGCCAACACCCAAGAAGACCCCCAAGTCAACGGGCAAGAGCCGCGGACCTGGGAGCAGCTGTGAGTTCTGCGGGAAGTATTTTGCCAACAGCAGTAACCTGACAGTACACCGGCGCTCACACACTGGTGAACGGCCCTACGCCTGTGACCAGTGTCCTTACACCTGTGCCCAAAGTAGCAAGCTCAACCGCCACCGCCGCATGCATGGTCTGGGGCCTGGCAGTCCCCGCTATAAGTGCCCACACTGCTCTGTTCTGTTTGTCCTCCGAGCCACCCTGAATAAGCACCTGTGCCAGAACCATCCAGAGATGGTCTCAGTGTAATTCTGTTGTCTCTTCATCCTTCCCATTATGTGAATAAATCATCTTATTCATGATGTGCCTGGACTCTGGCTTTCTTGGGGTGTCTGAGGTGGGAGGCTCCCCCTCCATAGTGTGGCTGGCTGGACAGACCGGTTTGGAGTGGGGTGAGTGCCCTCGGCACTGGAGGACTGGCACAGAAAGCCGTGCTCCCGGTTCTTGGTGTGGGTGAGGCCAGGGGCCGGGCAAGGGCAAGGAGAGGCCTGGACCTGTCACCAGAGGCCCCTGGGCGCAGTCCAGTCCTAGCCCGTCATCCACTGGCCCTGTCCGCACATGCCACACAGCCTGAGCCCTTGACTGGATTGGCCCCTGCCTCCTGGGCAGGCCCCCCTCACCACACCCTGCAGGCTAGGCCGCACCTGCGGCAGTCCTCAGCTGCATGTAGCCTGCAAGTCCCACCTACTCAGGACAGCAAACAGCAAAGGGCATTAAATAATGTTAGCTTTTATTTCACTACAGAAACCCAGGGCATCGCAGCCCCCACTCAGTCCTCCGTCTAATGCCTGTAATGGGGGCTTCGGGACCTGGACCTTGAGCGCCTGCGGAGAAGGGAGAAAACTATGAGGGTGGGATGCTGGGAACCTCTCCCAAGCACACATGCACCAACAGGCCTGGAGACTGGGCTGCTGAGGGAAGGAGGAGTGTCTTCCCCAGGGAACAAGTCCAGCCACACCAAATGAAGAGGCAAAGGAGACTTGAAGAGTCACCCCTGGTAGCTGGACCAGCAGCCTCACCTTCGAGAAGAACTGTACTCTCGACCTGAAAGAAAAGGACAGTGATGCCAGTCAGCCTCCACTGGCCATCTTGGAGCCCTTGCCTCGACCTTGCAGGCCACCTCTGTGAGGGTGAAGCCTTCTCCACATTCTCAGCTCAGATGGGGCACCTGCAGTCTGTGTGTGCCTCAAGCAAGGTCCTACtgttttgagattgggtctcactatgttgcctttggctagcctgaaactggctgtgtagaccagactggcctcaaactcagaaactcagatccttctgtcttcccagtgtCTGCCAAACTGTCTAGAACTTTTTTAAACAATAAGATGAATTCCCCATATAGGCTGctcccaaacaacaaaacaagtgaGCCTCCTGTGTGAGACTCCACAGTGCtgtgggtttgggtttttgtttttttttggtttttcgagacagggtttctctggctttggagcctgtcctggaactagctcttgtagaccaggctggtctcgaactcccagagatctgcctgcctctgcctcccgagtgctgggattaaaggcgtgcgccaccatcgcccggccttttttttggggggggttgtttgtttgtttttgtggcatgtgtatatgtggtgtgtgtgaaaTCTGGCTGGACTCTCTTGCCCCACTCTCCGCCGCCAGATCAgaactgttttcttcctttattatttaaaGCAGGATTTCTCCAGGTAACCCTGATCTCTAGCCCTGGAGTGCTGGATTTTAGGTaagaaccaccacacccagtttttcttttctttttttttttggggggggggtttgagacagggtttctctgtgtttttggagcctgtcctggaactagctcttgtagaccaggctggtctcgaactcacagagatccgcctgcctctgcctcccgagggctgggattaaaggcgtgcgccaccaccgcccagccccagtTTTTCTAATGGTCCCGAGAAGCAGCCTAACTCTCCTGACCCTGGCAATGTGAGAACTGTAGCAATGGTAGGCAAAATACGCACTGTAGCGTGGAGAGGGTGAGCGACTCTGGCGGCTGTACTGGCGTTcccactcttctctctccttctctcgtCGCTCCCGCTCCCtgcagggggagaggggaggcaaCCAACAGGGAGGAGTGAGCACCTGCGGGCTGTAGGCACTGCCGGTGCAGACTGGGCTGCCCTGTATCTACCAGGAAAGCCAGGCCTAACGTGCTCCTATCCAGTGAGAAGCAGCATACACTGAGGCTCAGGCAGGAATGAGGCAGACAGTGAGGGGAAACACCAGGCCTGGCCTCTTCCTCCACCTGACAGCAGTCTCTGAAGGTGCACCAATAAAATTAACCTACACCTAAAATGTTAATCCAACACAGGCGTGCAGCAAggaaagattaaaagaagtaaaaggaaCTCGGCAAACAAGAATGACATGTGACAGGACAGCTCAGGGGAGCACTGTGTCAACCCGGATTCCATCCTCAGGTCCTACACTGGAAAGAGAGTCCTGATATCTGgagtttgtcctctgacatccacgcATGCGCCACCTCATGTGCCCTGCTGGCTTgctcacttccttcttccagcaagccaggcatggtgtttcATGCCTGtagtaccagcacttgggaagataaagcaggaggattgccatgaactcagagataccCTGGCGacttagtgaattccaggccaccaAAAGCTACAGTGTGAaaacctatctttaaaaaaaaaacccagggggctggagagatggctcagaagttaagagcattgcctgctcttccaaaggccctgagttcaattcccagcaaccacatggtggctcacaaccatctgtaatggggtcgggcatacacacagacagaatattgtatacataataaataaataaataaataaataaataaataaataaataaataaaaaccaaaagccaaatatatatgtatatatgtgcacgtgtgtgtatctgtttttaGAAAACGAGAAAGCAGGAGCGGCAGCAGGTCCCCCACAGCCCAGGAGGTCACATGCCTAACTATATAGAGGCAGGGCCATTCCCATCACTGCCCCACAGAGAAAGGCAGCCCAGCTCAGAGAGCGCAAAATGTCAGCTCCCACCCATAGCACAAATCAGAAAGAACCGACAGGTCCAGAACCCCATCCCTGACTGGCTCCCCTCCTTGCCCTGTTACACAGTACAACAGCCCAGGCTTTTCCTAAGGGCCCCAGGCAAACTGAGGACTTGGGTACTAATCCTAGCTGTCTAGTGTGGTGAGTGTGGTGGGCACCGAGCCACTTCAGGCTTCACCTGATCAGAGAGACTTAAGACAAAACCCCAAGCCTATGATCTAGGCCCAGGACTCTGACCACAGTCCAACATCTAACgcaggagaagaaaggggaaaggaaaagccCCTAACCTAAGAGACCCACCATGGGGTGGGCTTCACTTTACCACTTATTAAGCATTAAACACCAAGGACACGGTTGTCAGACGTGGGGAGGCCAGAGAGTATGGGGATGTTGTTCAGACATGAGGTCAGAAGGTGAGGAGCCTAGGCCATCAGGAAGAGCCGCCTGAACATGAGGACAGCAATGGGCTGGGGAAACCAATGAAAGGGGGGAGGGGCCTCCTGCAGCAGGGCTGCCTTGACCACAGGCCAGGGCCTTACTTCATTCTGATCTTTCGGGCCATGGCGCGCAGCTCATCCTCGCGCTCCTGCAGCAGAAACAGCTGTGAGGGGTGGCTCAGCCCCCCCACTGCACCCAAGTGCCCCACCCCTCTGAGCCTGGCCTGACCTGGCGCTCATGCTCCTGCTGTATCATCTTCTCCTGAGCAGCCTTCTTATCCGCCTTGACTGTGGAGGAAGGATGTGGGGCTGAGGGCTGTGCTCAGGGTTCCCCACACCACCACCTGACCTGCTCTGGCAGGCTCAGAGGTCATCCCACTTTTCCCACAGCTCTGgctggaggggggggagggacgACGACGACACGGGACACTTACACTGGCGATTCAGAGCCTTCTGCATCCGCAGCTTCAGCCTCTCCTGTGGGGTCAGCTTGGGCTGCGGGAGAAGGGGCGGGATAGGCGTGGGTGCCCAGAGTTCGTCCAGCCCACCTCAGCCAAGAGCCTGGGACTTGGGGGTCAGCTGGAGCCCCGTGGGAGTCAGGGATGGGACTTAGCTTGCCTGGGTAGCCCCTCCCCAGAGTAGTCCCTGGGCTGGTTCTCCCTCCCCCTGGGCCCCCTGCAGGCCCACCGGGCCCAGCTCTGGACACTGCTGCTGACAGGAATTAGACGGGCGAGTTCCAAATTCTTACTGACTTTGGCAGCTCCTGTCTCTTTACCAGCGGCAGGTTCGGTCCTGGGTGGGAGGAGATGGGAGTGCTACCCTTACCATGGGCCTCAGGACAGCCATTAGCCATGGGCTCCAGAACCTTCAGAATGTGTTCCTGACCCACAGAACCTAGGCAGGATCACACCCCTCTCTAACAGTCTACCCCAGCCGAGGCCATGATGGCAATGCCTCTATAAGGCAGTGCGCACACCTCCCCACAAAATGAACCCAGTGGGGGCTCCCTCAGCTCCAGCCAGGCCCCTACTCACTTTTTCAGCTTCTCGCCCACAGCAGGGGACGCTGCTGGCCTGGTCAGCTTCTCCCTCGGGGGCGATGGCGAGTGACTCTGGCTCTGGCTGCGGCTGTGGCTTCTGCTCCGGCTCTGGCTTCGGCTTCCACTACGGGTCAGACTGCGGCTTCGGGAAGGGCTGAGGGACCAGCTGCTGCGGCTACGACTGCTACTATGGTGCCTGGGACCTCGGGCACCCCGCTTATAGCGGTCACCTGAACGGGAGCGGCTCCTAGCAGTGTAGCAGAGGAGAGGACTGTCACCTCAATTTCCAAGTCCACGGGTCTCCAATAGGGTTGAGTATATTCAGTCCACTTTCCTCCTCCCCCATACTTCCCTCCGAAAGCTCCTGCTGCTCCCTGGGCACATTCTAGAACATTGAGTATGCTGGCCACACTTCTCTATCTCATGGGATACCCAGGTGCTAACATCCGGGGGTGGCCTAGCTCAGGGCACTCAGTGCCCCACTTTGGTCCACACCTGTGGCGCTCCCTACCCCACACATTAGCCAGCACCAGCGCTCAAGCCCTGGACAGGCTGCACAGTCCCAGAGATTCCCTGCTTGGGGTACTAGTGAGAGTCTCGGGCTGGCATCCAGTTTGTGATAGGCTCCGTTTCCCTCCCCAGCCTTTCTCCTGTGGTTGGGCTACAGAAAAGATTCAGAAGTCAACTTCCAAATATGTAACAAATCTGCTCGGGCTGACTAGTGCTTGTCACAGTCCTGAGTGACCACAGCCATCAGGAAACAAGTACTCTCAGCCTCTCTAGAGCAACAGGAGGATGAGGGAGCCAGGACTGAGCCTGGCAGTTACAGCTCCCACAGGTGGATGGACGGCGCTATGACTGATACACACCAGCGGACTGGCAGTAACACGGCAACATAACACATCATAAGCAGGGCCAGGGTCTACCCTCAACACTTACGCTGCCCCCGTTCTAcgaaagaacaaactccagctGGGTCAGTAAGCCTGCCCCTGCTTCTGAGCTCTTCCCCACCAAACCTAAAAGCAGCCACAGCCCATATTCCACTGCCCCCTGGGAACCTGACCCTTCCACAAAGGTTATAGCCCCACCCACCAGATTCCCAGGTCCTGTAGACTGGATAGTCCAGGcaggagtcaaagagacacctcCATGTCCAGTATCCCTGAAGAATGATCAGGCCCCACCCCAAATTTTGGGCACCTACCCCGTCCTGCTTCCAAATAGGTGCTTGCTGAAAAAGAGCAATCTGTCCCCAGCCTGCCTCCCCAATGCCAGCAACCGCCCAAATGCGAGCTCGAGTGCGGACCTGCTTCTGCGGCGAGGCGCGTACCCGCCACGCCGGGCTGGCGAGCGCGAGTAGCGGTGTCCCTCTCGGGAACCGCCTTCGGAGTGCCGCCGTCCGCGACTGCGGGAGCGCGAATAGCGCCGGGAGTGGGAGCGCGAGCGGGACCAGGAACGCGAGCGGGAGCGCGCATGGCGGCCAGACCGGTAGTAGCCACGGCGTGA
This genomic window from Chionomys nivalis chromosome 2, mChiNiv1.1, whole genome shotgun sequence contains:
- the Znf296 gene encoding zinc finger protein 296, whose amino-acid sequence is MSRRKAGYVPRRVDPEPDQDDMETPELVIDVKPERDAGALALGPLAPKDVSMPGPLSTERRFGTAPLPLGARSPWAPWIPLSLEPSDRQPWTNKHPDLLTCGRCLQTFPLEAIIAFMDHKKLGCQILQDVGPISESKEMKALSCLRCGRQFTGAWKLLCHAQWDHGLSIYQTESETPESPLLGLAEVAAAVSAVAVVGPVEDKSPTVSSAARRSPTCLVCKKTLSSFSNLKVHMRSHTGERPYACDQCPYACAQSSKLNRHKKTHRQLTPGSPCTPATSRGVSPTAPPEPADHAAAPSSTLPHQEVEKAGAAATAGIQEPGAPGSGAQAGPDAMDWGATAKVQRTDPIKGEKPTPKKTPKSTGKSRGPGSSCEFCGKYFANSSNLTVHRRSHTGERPYACDQCPYTCAQSSKLNRHRRMHGLGPGSPRYKCPHCSVLFVLRATLNKHLCQNHPEMVSV